The following are encoded together in the Coffea arabica cultivar ET-39 chromosome 1c, Coffea Arabica ET-39 HiFi, whole genome shotgun sequence genome:
- the LOC140005605 gene encoding methylthioribose kinase-like has translation MVLPDTTAGTQNPVAAKPLKRPTTIMIDAEAVRQDNILKLEVAELKSKFCERTQALIHGDLHTGSIMVTSNSTQVIDPEFSFYAPMGFDVGALIGNLILAYFAQDGHANEGNDRREYKLWILKTIEETWNLFYKKFTTLWDEHKDGPGEAYLPEIYNNAEIHLLAKQKYMEDLFHDSLGFAAEKMTRRIVGVAHVEDFESIAEPEKRANCELQALTFAKLLLKERRRFKSIGEVVSAIQQPKS, from the exons ATGGTACTTCCTGATACTACTGCCGGTACACAAAATCCTGTTGCAGCGAAGCCTTTGAAACGCCCAACCACAATAATGAT TGACGCAGAGGCAGTTCGGCAAGATAATATATTGAAACTTGAAGTTGCAGAGCTGAAGTCCAAATTTTGTGAGAGAACCCAAGCTCTCATCCATGGTGACCTTCATACAGGTTCTATCATGGTTACTAGCAATTCTACTCAAGTTATAGATCCAGAATTTTCTTTCTATGCGCCGATGGGATTTGATGTTGGAGCTCTTATTGGAAACTTAATCTTGGCTTATTTTGCACAAGATGGACATGCAAATGAGGGAAATGATAGAAGGGAATATAAGCTGTGGATATTGAAAACTATAGAAGAGACGTGGAATCTTTTTTATAAAAAGTTTACTACTCTCTGGGATGAACACAAGGATGGCCCTGGTGAGGCATATCTGCCTGAAATTTATAATAATGCAGAAATTCATTTGTTGGCAAAACAGAAATATATGGAAGATCTGTTCCATGACAGTCTTGGATTTGCTGCTGAAAAAATGACGAGGAGAATTGTTGGGGTGGCTCATGTTGAAGACTTCGAATCAATAGCTGAGCCAGAGAAACGTGCGAATTGTGAACTGCAAGCTCTCACCTTTGCAAAACTGCTTCTGAAAGAAAGGCGAAGGTTCAAGAgcattggtgaagttgtttccGCCATTCAGCAGCCTAAATCATGA